The DNA segment CGCAATTTCAATCAAATCACCCTGTTGTTTAGTCATTAGTTATTAGTCAATCAATTTTAGATTTTAGATTTTGGATTAGACTGCAATCTAAAATCGCAAATCCAAAATCCAAAATTCTTTGCTCCCCACTCCCCACTCCCCATATTTGTAATTTTCCTTTCTTTGTGTACCTCCAACTCGCTAAACTAGCAAATAATATTTCGTGTGATTGCATATAGTTATGACCGTCATTAGCCAAGTTATTCTCAAAGCCGACGACCAACTGCGTTATCCCAGCAGTGGCGAACTCAAAAGCATCAAAGAATATTTGCAAACCGGAGTACAACGGACACGCATTGCTGCGACCTTAGCTGAGAACGAAAAAAAGATTGTTCAAGAAGCCACCAAAAAGCTTTGGCAAAAACGTCCTGACTTTATCGCCCCCGGCGGTAATGCTTACGGTGAACGTCAACGTTCCCTATGTATCCGTGACTTTGGCTGGTACTTGCGCCTCATTACCTATGGCGTACTCGCTGGCGACAAAGATCCAATTGAAAAAATTGGTTTAATTGGCGTGCGAGAAATGTACAATTCGTTAGGTGTTCCTGTCCCAGGCATGGTAGAAGCTATCACTGCCTTAAAAACAGCTTCCCTAGACTTACTAAGTGCAGAAGATGCAGCCGAAGCAGCACCCTACTTTGATTACATCATTCAAGCGATGTCCTAATCAAACGGGTGTTCGTTCTAGGATTGTAATTTCAATCTACTCAAGTTAATTAGACCCATAAGATTCATCATTTGATCATAACCTCCCCATATTTGGTAATAGCTTTGGCAAAATCTCTGTCAGGTTATTAACCAGATGTGGGGAAATTTTAACTGATCGTGGTGAATCATAAAGTAGTTAATTGGAGTAACGAACCGCAAAGTACGCAAAGGACACAAAGAAAGAAAGAAATTAGATTAAGACAGTGTTGATTGCTGAAAATCCTCATGCAATAGGGTGTATACGGGCTAACGCCCCACAGGGCTTTAAGTGTCATACCATTTCCTTCTTTCTCTCTCCATCTTTGTGTACTTTGTGTCCTTTGCCGTATGCGCTTCGTGCACGCTACGCGAACGTTCCTCTTCAAAAAATATCAAAAAAAGTATCAACTGCATAACAAGAACTGCACATATAGGGTAACTAAATCGATACAATAATTCTCTGTACTCTTGGTGCATTATTTCCATGACCGCCACATCCTCTACTCCCTTTTCCCCGCAAGAAATCGCCGCCGAAGGTTTAAAACCAGAAGAATATGCAGAAATTGTCAAACGCTTAGGGCGACATCCCAACAAAGCTGAACTGGGAATGTTTGGGGTGATGTGGTCTGAACATTGCTGTTACAAAAATTCCCGCC comes from the Nodularia sp. NIES-3585 genome and includes:
- a CDS encoding allophycocyanin subunit alpha-B, encoding MTVISQVILKADDQLRYPSSGELKSIKEYLQTGVQRTRIAATLAENEKKIVQEATKKLWQKRPDFIAPGGNAYGERQRSLCIRDFGWYLRLITYGVLAGDKDPIEKIGLIGVREMYNSLGVPVPGMVEAITALKTASLDLLSAEDAAEAAPYFDYIIQAMS